One segment of Rhodothermales bacterium DNA contains the following:
- a CDS encoding PQQ-dependent sugar dehydrogenase, whose product MPTFISNPLRARLPIVALFVSLSTVACAQPQPEPRTGDEIFIVEPVVGGLEHVWAMAFLPNGDMLVTERPGRLRVVRDGAVDAEPVSGVPAVHAQGQGGLLDVILHPDFASNSIIYLSYSKPVGDNSTTAVARARYEDGALLDVEDIFVAQSEGRGHYGSRLAFDAAGYLFITVGDRQAPPRGDLSAHPAQQLTDHHGTVIRLHDDGRIPQDNPFVGQANALPEIWSWGHRNAQGLAVHPVTDQVWLNEHGPQGGDELNLVQPAQNYGWPVIGYGVNYGGSELHDTTQKEGMTQPVYYWVPSIATSGLLIYTGEAFPEWDGNFFVGGLAGQQLARLTMDGQEVVSEETLLKDIGRVRDVRQGPEGYVYVALDSPGGSPSIVRLVPKP is encoded by the coding sequence ATGCCCACGTTCATCTCCAACCCACTACGCGCGCGTCTTCCGATTGTGGCGCTCTTCGTGTCCCTGTCCACCGTCGCCTGTGCGCAGCCCCAGCCCGAACCCCGAACAGGGGATGAAATCTTCATCGTCGAACCGGTGGTCGGAGGCCTGGAGCATGTCTGGGCCATGGCCTTCCTCCCGAATGGAGACATGCTCGTCACAGAGCGCCCGGGTCGCCTCCGCGTGGTCCGGGACGGCGCCGTGGATGCCGAGCCGGTCAGTGGCGTTCCGGCGGTCCATGCGCAGGGCCAGGGCGGCCTGCTGGATGTCATCCTGCATCCGGATTTCGCTTCAAACAGCATCATTTACCTCAGTTACTCGAAGCCGGTAGGCGACAATTCCACGACGGCCGTGGCCCGTGCCCGGTATGAGGACGGCGCCCTGCTGGACGTCGAGGACATTTTCGTCGCCCAATCCGAAGGTCGTGGGCATTACGGATCCCGGTTGGCCTTTGACGCGGCCGGCTACCTGTTCATTACGGTTGGCGATCGGCAGGCCCCGCCGCGCGGGGACCTGTCGGCGCATCCTGCGCAGCAGCTGACGGACCATCACGGTACCGTCATCCGCTTGCACGACGACGGGCGCATCCCCCAGGACAACCCGTTCGTGGGTCAGGCAAATGCGCTTCCGGAAATCTGGAGTTGGGGCCATCGGAATGCGCAAGGCCTTGCCGTGCATCCGGTTACGGACCAGGTATGGCTGAATGAGCACGGTCCGCAGGGCGGCGACGAATTGAATCTGGTGCAGCCCGCGCAGAACTATGGATGGCCGGTCATCGGCTACGGCGTGAATTACGGCGGATCCGAGCTGCACGACACCACGCAAAAAGAGGGAATGACGCAGCCGGTGTACTACTGGGTGCCGTCCATTGCCACGTCCGGCCTGCTCATCTATACGGGCGAGGCATTTCCGGAATGGGACGGCAATTTCTTCGTCGGAGGACTGGCCGGCCAACAACTGGCCCGTCTGACCATGGACGGTCAGGAGGTCGTCAGCGAGGAGACCCTGCTCAAGGACATCGGCCGCGTACGGGATGTTCGTCAGGGGCCTGAGGGATACGTGTACGTGGCACTCGACAGCCCGGGAGGCAGCCCGTCCATCGTGCGGCTCGTGCCGAAACCGTGA